Within Nocardioides rotundus, the genomic segment GGCCCGGCTGAGACTGGCGTCCCTGGCGGCACGGTTCGCGGCGAAGGAGGCCCTGGCCAAGGCCCTGGGCGCGCCCGCCGGGCTGGCCTGGCACGACGCGCAGATCGTCTCGGAGGAGAGCGGCCGGCCGCGCTTCGAGCTGCGGGGGACCGTCCGGGCCAGCGCCGATGCTCAGGGGGTGCGGCACGTGCACGTCTCGCTGTCCCACGACGCCGGCATCGCGTCCGCGGTCGTGGTCCTGGAGTCCTGAGCCGGCGCTAGCCTGACGCTCATGCGCTCCGCCCACACCGTCGCGCAGGTCCGCGACGCCGAGGCCGTCCTGCTGGACGCGCTGCCCGAGGGCGCGCTGATGCAGCGCGCCGCCGTGGGGCTCGCCCACGCCGTCGCCGACTTCCTCGGCGCCGTCGTCGGTGCGCGGGTGCTCGTGCTGGCCGGCTCGGGCGACAACGGCGGCGACGCCCTCTGGGCCGGCGCCCACCTGGCCCGGCGCGGGGCGAGCGTCGAGGCGGTGCTGCTGGCCCCGTCGCGGACGCATGAGGCTGGTCTGGCGGCGCTCCTCGCCGCCGGCGGGCGCGTGGTGGAGGCGCGCGACTCCAGTCCGCCGGACGTGCTCCTGGACGGGATCGTCGGCATCGGCGGCCGGGGCGGGCTCCGGCCGGAGGCGGTCGACGCTCTCGCGGTGCACCCGGACGCCCCGACCGTCGCCGTCGACGTGCCCTCCGGGGTGGACGTGGACACCGGCGAGATCGACGGCCCGCACGTGACCGCCGACCTGACCGTCACCTTCGGCAGCTACAAGGTCTGCCACCTCGTGGAGCCCGCAGCCTCCGCCTGCGGCGCGGTCGAGCTGGTCGACATCGGGCTGGAGCTGCCGCCCGCCGCGGTTCGCGCCCTCGGGCCGGCCGACGTGCGCGCCCTGCTGCCCCGGCCGGACGCCGCCGCGCAGAAGTACTCCCGCGGCGTCGTCGGCGTGCGCACCGGCTCCGAGCAGTATCCCGGCGCCGGGGTGCTCTCCACGGCGGGCGCCTCCTCCGGGTTCGCCGGGATGGTC encodes:
- a CDS encoding holo-ACP synthase, giving the protein MPVVGVGIDVVDIERFGESLERTPGLGDRLFTAAEARLRLASLAARFAAKEALAKALGAPAGLAWHDAQIVSEESGRPRFELRGTVRASADAQGVRHVHVSLSHDAGIASAVVVLES
- a CDS encoding NAD(P)H-hydrate dehydratase produces the protein MRSAHTVAQVRDAEAVLLDALPEGALMQRAAVGLAHAVADFLGAVVGARVLVLAGSGDNGGDALWAGAHLARRGASVEAVLLAPSRTHEAGLAALLAAGGRVVEARDSSPPDVLLDGIVGIGGRGGLRPEAVDALAVHPDAPTVAVDVPSGVDVDTGEIDGPHVTADLTVTFGSYKVCHLVEPAASACGAVELVDIGLELPPAAVRALGPADVRALLPRPDAAAQKYSRGVVGVRTGSEQYPGAGVLSTAGASSGFAGMVRYAGGARDAVLAAHPEVVPGVGRVQAWVVGSGGGADAERALRESAGDDVPLVIDADALAHAGRPVGGIAVLTPHAGELARMLGVEREEVEARQLASARRAAQEYDAVVLLKGPRTLIARPDGRVDVNTTGVPWLATAGAGDVLAGLIGSLVAAGLDPFDAAAVGAWLHGAAATVASRRRGGPITAGDLPGALGDVLAGLADDAS